The Granulicella sibirica genome has a segment encoding these proteins:
- the shc gene encoding squalene--hopene cyclase: MEQESASGKPQAIQQPARPRYGRMDLGLEHVTAGIERAKKWLFGMQHGEGYWSGELEADSMLEADYIFLHMLFGSGDPKRMEGAVREILRHQNDDGGWSIYPNGPSNISLGVKCYFALKLMGWSKDHPVLVKARTWILANGGVVECNTFTKIYLCFMGQYDYDAVPAVPPEIVLFPNWFYFNIYEISSWSRAIVVPLSIGYAKKPFKKIEAGQGIEELFVGGRENANLHLKWDTKKLLGWRNIFLFFDRLTHWLERVHIRPLRKVALKRAEKWMLDRLEMSDGLGAIYPAMMNAIIALRCLGYSADDPQVIRAMDEFEKLGIEDPGVEGVRPPTFRMQPCMSPVWDTAYAMYALGEAGVSKDDPRLLKAADWILSKEVRHTGDWAVKVKNVAPGGWYFEYNNEFYPDVDDSGQVLLALSCVANPRERYQHEVSQRALDWIFAMQCKNGGWASFDRDNTKMIFQYIPFADHNAMLDPPTVDITGRILEMLATYGYTRRDPRVEKAIQFVLKEQESDGSWFGRWGVNYLYGTFLVLRGLEAMGFWNHEPAVVQAAEWIRMVQNSDGGWGESCRSYDDPNTRGEGQSTASQTSWAILGLLAAGDVRSDSVAKGIRWLVDRQRPAGNWDEFADGRDGASVYTGTGFPRVFYLGYHMYRDYFPLLALATFKKASEAAVAE; encoded by the coding sequence ATGGAACAAGAATCAGCTTCAGGGAAACCGCAGGCCATCCAGCAGCCCGCGCGGCCGCGTTATGGCCGCATGGATCTGGGGCTGGAGCACGTCACCGCTGGTATTGAGCGGGCGAAGAAGTGGCTCTTTGGGATGCAGCATGGCGAAGGGTACTGGTCGGGTGAGCTTGAGGCCGACTCGATGCTTGAGGCCGACTACATCTTTCTGCACATGCTTTTCGGCAGTGGCGATCCCAAGCGGATGGAAGGCGCGGTTCGCGAGATCCTGCGCCATCAGAATGATGATGGCGGATGGAGTATCTATCCGAATGGGCCGTCGAATATCTCGCTTGGCGTGAAGTGCTACTTTGCGCTGAAGCTGATGGGCTGGTCGAAGGATCACCCTGTGCTGGTTAAGGCGCGGACGTGGATCCTGGCCAACGGTGGCGTCGTCGAGTGCAACACGTTTACGAAGATCTACCTGTGCTTCATGGGGCAGTACGACTACGACGCGGTTCCGGCCGTGCCGCCGGAGATCGTACTGTTTCCGAACTGGTTCTACTTCAATATCTACGAGATTTCTTCGTGGTCGCGGGCGATCGTGGTTCCGCTTTCGATTGGCTACGCCAAGAAGCCGTTCAAGAAGATCGAGGCCGGGCAGGGGATTGAAGAGCTTTTTGTGGGTGGGCGGGAGAATGCCAACCTGCACCTGAAATGGGATACGAAGAAGCTGCTTGGGTGGAGAAACATCTTTCTCTTCTTCGATCGGCTGACGCACTGGCTGGAACGGGTGCATATCCGTCCGTTGCGCAAGGTGGCGCTGAAGCGAGCCGAGAAGTGGATGCTGGATCGGCTGGAGATGTCGGATGGGCTGGGCGCGATCTATCCGGCGATGATGAACGCGATCATTGCGCTGCGCTGCCTTGGATACTCGGCTGACGATCCGCAGGTGATCCGGGCGATGGATGAGTTCGAGAAGCTTGGGATCGAAGATCCGGGGGTTGAGGGCGTTCGTCCGCCTACGTTCCGGATGCAGCCTTGCATGTCTCCGGTCTGGGATACCGCGTATGCGATGTACGCGCTGGGTGAGGCTGGTGTGTCGAAAGATGATCCCCGGCTGCTGAAGGCGGCGGACTGGATTCTATCCAAGGAAGTGCGGCATACGGGCGACTGGGCGGTGAAGGTGAAGAACGTCGCGCCGGGTGGATGGTACTTCGAGTACAACAATGAGTTTTACCCGGATGTGGATGATTCTGGACAGGTTTTGCTGGCGCTGAGCTGCGTGGCGAATCCTCGCGAGCGGTATCAGCATGAGGTATCGCAGAGGGCGCTGGACTGGATCTTCGCGATGCAGTGCAAGAACGGCGGCTGGGCGAGCTTCGATCGCGACAATACGAAGATGATCTTCCAGTACATTCCGTTTGCCGACCATAACGCGATGCTCGATCCGCCGACGGTCGATATCACCGGGCGCATTCTGGAGATGCTCGCGACCTACGGGTATACGCGGCGGGATCCGCGGGTGGAGAAGGCGATCCAGTTCGTGCTCAAGGAGCAGGAGTCGGATGGGAGCTGGTTTGGACGCTGGGGTGTGAACTATCTCTACGGGACGTTCCTCGTGCTGCGCGGGCTTGAGGCCATGGGCTTCTGGAACCATGAGCCTGCGGTTGTGCAGGCGGCGGAGTGGATTCGGATGGTTCAGAACTCCGATGGCGGCTGGGGCGAATCGTGCCGGAGCTACGACGACCCGAACACCCGCGGCGAGGGGCAGAGTACGGCCTCGCAGACGTCGTGGGCGATTCTTGGGCTGCTGGCAGCGGGAGATGTGCGGTCGGACTCAGTTGCGAAGGGCATTCGGTGGCTCGTCGATCGGCAGAGGCCGGCGGGGAACTGGGATGAGTTTGCCGATGGACGGGATGGCGCGTCGGTGTATACCGGCACGGGATTCCCGAGGGTTTTCTATCTTGGGTACCATATGTATCGGGACTACTTTCCGCTGCTTGCGCTTGCTACCTTCAAGAAGGCGTCCGAAGCGGCGGTTGCGGAGTAA
- the hpnH gene encoding adenosyl-hopene transferase HpnH: MAVPVSQAWTVATYVLKQKMMGRKKYPLVLMLEPLFRCNLACAGCGKIQYPAHILKAELSPEDCFKAVEECGTPMVAIPGGEPLLHPQMPEIVAGLVARKKYVYMCTNALLLKEKLHLFKPSKYLSFSVHVDGQREHHDFSVCREGGYDIAMEGVRVAVEAGFRVTTNTTLFDGADPNSVRAHFDELMVAGVESMMVSPGYTYDKAPDQKHFLGRARSKKLFRSILANRKKTWRFNASPMFMEFLMGKKELTCTPWGMPTFSIFGWQKPCYLLQDGYADTFQELMETVQWQNYGTESGNPQCANCMVHSGYEASGVNYTFGSIKGLLQTAKAIFFSEYKDEHAMKMLNEWKPAVHAPLVQIAAPAKVGELQEVSGD; this comes from the coding sequence ATGGCTGTACCGGTATCGCAGGCTTGGACCGTCGCGACGTACGTGTTGAAGCAGAAGATGATGGGGCGCAAGAAGTATCCGCTGGTGCTGATGCTGGAGCCCTTGTTCCGCTGCAACCTCGCATGCGCGGGATGCGGGAAGATTCAGTACCCAGCGCACATCCTCAAGGCTGAACTCTCGCCCGAGGATTGCTTCAAGGCTGTTGAGGAGTGCGGGACGCCGATGGTTGCGATCCCGGGCGGCGAGCCTCTGTTGCACCCGCAGATGCCGGAGATCGTTGCCGGCCTGGTTGCGCGTAAGAAGTATGTGTACATGTGCACCAACGCGCTCCTCCTCAAGGAGAAGCTGCACCTCTTCAAACCGAGCAAGTATCTCTCGTTCTCCGTGCATGTCGACGGTCAGCGGGAGCACCATGATTTCTCGGTCTGCCGTGAGGGTGGATATGACATCGCGATGGAGGGCGTTCGTGTCGCTGTCGAAGCAGGCTTCCGCGTGACGACAAACACGACGCTCTTCGATGGCGCCGACCCGAATAGCGTTCGCGCTCACTTCGATGAGTTGATGGTCGCGGGTGTCGAGAGCATGATGGTTTCGCCTGGATACACCTATGACAAGGCTCCGGACCAGAAGCACTTTCTGGGCCGCGCGCGTTCGAAGAAGCTGTTCCGCTCGATCCTCGCCAACCGCAAGAAGACGTGGCGCTTCAACGCTTCGCCGATGTTCATGGAATTCCTGATGGGGAAGAAGGAACTTACCTGCACGCCGTGGGGCATGCCGACCTTCTCGATCTTTGGCTGGCAGAAGCCCTGCTACCTGCTTCAGGATGGCTACGCGGACACCTTCCAGGAGTTGATGGAGACCGTCCAGTGGCAGAACTACGGGACTGAGAGCGGCAACCCGCAGTGCGCGAACTGCATGGTTCACTCCGGATACGAGGCCAGCGGGGTCAACTACACCTTTGGCTCGATCAAGGGCCTGCTCCAGACGGCGAAGGCTATCTTCTTCAGCGAGTACAAGGACGAGCACGCGATGAAGATGCTGAACGAGTGGAAGCCTGCGGTGCATGCTCCCCTGGTGCAGATCGCTGCTCCTGCCAAGGTCGGCGAGTTGCAGGAAGTTTCGGGAGACTAA
- the hpnA gene encoding hopanoid-associated sugar epimerase — MKVFLTGATGFVGSHVARAYCAAGADLRLLTRSTSNLKGLEGIPAETVVGDLRQPETFRSALEGCDAVVHVAADYRLWVRDPDAMHAANVGGTRELLRMAREAGVGKVVYTSSVATMGFKRDGTIVDEATPVSLADMIGHYKRSKFLGEQEAIRAAGMGQHVMILNPTTPIGAGDVKPTPTGRIIVDFLNGNFPAYVDTGLNLVDVAEVARMHVTALDRATPGERYILGGENLTLKQILDRMSAITGIPSPKMKVPHAVAMGFAFFDENFTGKLRGKEPRATVEAVRMGKKMMFATSAKAERELGFRVLPIYSAMRAAIDWFTANGYAPKYAAQIAGGKAK, encoded by the coding sequence ATGAAGGTCTTTCTGACCGGAGCGACGGGCTTTGTCGGGAGCCATGTAGCGCGCGCTTATTGTGCGGCCGGGGCGGACCTGCGCCTGCTTACCCGGTCGACAAGTAATCTCAAGGGACTGGAAGGCATCCCTGCCGAGACTGTTGTCGGAGACCTCCGTCAGCCGGAGACGTTCCGATCTGCGCTCGAGGGATGCGACGCGGTCGTACATGTGGCGGCGGATTACCGGCTCTGGGTGAGGGATCCTGATGCGATGCACGCCGCAAATGTCGGCGGGACGCGGGAGCTTCTGCGCATGGCGCGTGAGGCTGGAGTGGGGAAGGTGGTTTACACCTCGAGTGTGGCGACGATGGGGTTCAAGAGGGATGGGACGATCGTCGATGAGGCGACGCCGGTATCGCTGGCGGACATGATCGGGCACTATAAGCGGTCGAAGTTTCTTGGAGAACAAGAGGCAATTCGCGCCGCAGGGATGGGGCAGCACGTCATGATCCTGAATCCGACGACGCCTATCGGAGCGGGCGATGTGAAGCCGACACCTACCGGTCGAATCATCGTCGACTTCCTCAACGGCAACTTTCCCGCCTATGTCGATACGGGGCTTAACCTCGTCGATGTGGCCGAGGTGGCGCGCATGCATGTGACGGCGCTCGATCGAGCCACGCCTGGCGAACGCTACATCCTCGGCGGGGAAAATCTCACGCTCAAGCAGATCCTCGACCGCATGTCCGCGATCACCGGGATTCCATCGCCGAAGATGAAGGTGCCGCACGCAGTGGCGATGGGGTTCGCTTTCTTCGACGAGAACTTCACCGGGAAGCTGCGGGGCAAGGAGCCGCGCGCCACGGTCGAGGCGGTGCGCATGGGAAAGAAGATGATGTTCGCCACGTCGGCGAAGGCGGAGCGGGAGCTCGGGTTTCGGGTACTTCCAATCTACTCGGCGATGCGCGCGGCGATCGACTGGTTTACGGCGAATGGATATGCGCCGAAGTACGCCGCGCAGATCGCTGGCGGCAAGGCGAAATGA
- a CDS encoding phosphorylase — MKGNVAVIAALPGELRPLIQHRAGVPWTRLKTADGVYAWEYRHAHGCWRAVCAGMGARRAGLAFAVAEETSEMDAVVSVGWAGALEDGLKAGDTRRAGMVVDTLTGERFRTAFQEAGLGTLATSDLVADEREKSRLAAAYGASMVDMEAATVARLARAHGVPFYCLKAISDERTAHLPDFSRFIAPHGQIRLRPFMMHSAVRPHTWRGLIRLGRHSARAAARMAEAIYGWLDEDGSIRAEALVKGKR, encoded by the coding sequence ATGAAGGGTAATGTCGCCGTTATCGCAGCTCTGCCGGGAGAGTTGCGGCCCCTGATCCAGCATCGGGCGGGCGTTCCCTGGACGAGGCTGAAGACAGCAGACGGCGTCTACGCTTGGGAGTACCGGCATGCGCATGGCTGCTGGCGCGCGGTCTGTGCCGGGATGGGCGCCCGACGGGCAGGGCTGGCGTTTGCGGTGGCGGAAGAGACCTCGGAGATGGACGCGGTCGTTTCCGTTGGCTGGGCCGGTGCGCTCGAGGACGGGCTGAAGGCGGGAGATACGCGCCGCGCCGGGATGGTAGTCGACACGCTTACTGGGGAGCGCTTCCGGACGGCTTTCCAAGAGGCCGGGTTGGGTACGCTGGCGACCTCGGACCTTGTTGCCGATGAGCGCGAGAAGTCGCGACTGGCTGCGGCGTACGGCGCGTCGATGGTCGATATGGAAGCGGCTACGGTGGCTCGGCTTGCGAGAGCGCATGGAGTTCCGTTTTACTGTCTGAAGGCCATCTCGGATGAGCGTACGGCGCATCTGCCGGACTTCAGCCGGTTCATCGCGCCGCACGGGCAGATTCGCCTGCGTCCGTTCATGATGCACTCGGCGGTGCGGCCACATACCTGGCGCGGATTGATTCGGCTTGGCCGGCATTCCGCACGAGCAGCGGCGCGGATGGCCGAGGCGATCTACGGATGGCTCGATGAAGATGGCTCGATTCGAGCCGAGGCATTGGTGAAGGGGAAGCGATGA
- a CDS encoding zinc-dependent dehydrogenase: MIALDQVEAKTLDSVPATMRAAVYRGVNDVRIETVPVPEIGPGEVLVRIDTCGICGTDLKKIHTGSHSAPRIFGHEMSGTVVRVGDGVETFAVGDRVMAFHHIPCGECFYCRKKTFAQCETYKKVGTTAGFTAAGGGFAEYIRVMDWIVRSGGLVKVPDDIPFEQAAFIEPVNTCFKAVRMLSLEADDTVLVIGQGSIGVILAALARRTGATVLTSDLYEERHAVAAQYGLDRPVDARGDVVAIAKAATDGRGADVALVAVGADALISMAMDAIRPGGRVMLFASTQHGTAAFDPAAVCMDEKTLMGSYSASVAIQDEGIQLVFDGYRDGSLDLTKLISHRFGLEDAVAGIDLASHPVADSMKIVIKP; encoded by the coding sequence ATGATTGCGTTGGATCAAGTTGAGGCGAAGACGTTAGACAGCGTACCGGCGACGATGCGCGCGGCTGTCTATCGCGGGGTGAACGATGTTCGCATTGAGACGGTTCCGGTTCCCGAGATCGGGCCGGGTGAGGTGCTTGTCCGGATCGATACGTGCGGGATCTGCGGGACGGATCTGAAGAAGATTCATACCGGGTCTCACTCGGCTCCGCGGATCTTCGGCCACGAGATGTCGGGGACCGTGGTGCGCGTGGGTGATGGCGTGGAGACCTTCGCGGTTGGGGACCGCGTGATGGCCTTCCATCACATCCCGTGCGGAGAGTGCTTTTACTGCCGCAAGAAGACCTTCGCGCAGTGCGAGACGTACAAGAAGGTGGGGACGACGGCCGGGTTTACGGCTGCGGGTGGTGGGTTTGCCGAGTACATCCGGGTGATGGACTGGATTGTGCGATCCGGCGGACTGGTAAAGGTGCCGGACGATATTCCGTTCGAGCAGGCCGCGTTCATCGAGCCGGTGAATACCTGCTTCAAGGCGGTGCGCATGCTGAGCCTTGAGGCCGACGACACGGTTCTTGTCATTGGGCAGGGAAGTATTGGCGTGATTCTGGCGGCGCTGGCCCGGAGGACGGGTGCGACGGTGCTGACAAGTGATCTCTACGAGGAGCGGCATGCGGTTGCGGCGCAGTACGGGCTCGACCGGCCGGTCGATGCTCGGGGGGATGTGGTTGCTATTGCGAAGGCAGCGACCGACGGGCGCGGCGCCGATGTCGCGCTGGTTGCGGTCGGGGCGGATGCGCTGATCTCCATGGCGATGGATGCGATCCGGCCGGGGGGCCGCGTGATGTTGTTTGCGAGCACGCAGCATGGGACTGCGGCCTTCGATCCGGCAGCGGTTTGCATGGATGAGAAGACGTTGATGGGCTCTTACTCGGCGTCCGTCGCTATCCAGGACGAGGGGATTCAGCTTGTGTTCGATGGTTACCGCGACGGCTCGCTGGATCTGACGAAACTGATCTCGCATCGGTTCGGGTTGGAGGATGCTGTTGCGGGGATCGATCTGGCCTCGCACCCGGTGGCGGACTCGATGAAGATCGTCATCAAGCCTTAG
- a CDS encoding class D sortase, translated as MQRQISHAWLRRTELLLLVAGVLCAVYLAAVKVKAISAERASRSLFARPISSPAENQSSVDEQTPPTGQATIMGRLEIRDLKLSVPIFSNYESESLRKGVGYIPGTARPGGLGTLGLAGHRDTYFKPLRGIRANMDIRVADQTGVYHYEVDTTEIVTPDQVRVLDVQNRPELTLITCYPFNYIGAAPRRFIVHAHLLSAIPDEP; from the coding sequence ATGCAGCGGCAGATCAGTCACGCATGGCTTCGGCGCACCGAACTCCTCCTTCTTGTGGCAGGAGTCCTGTGCGCCGTCTACCTTGCCGCCGTCAAAGTGAAGGCGATCTCCGCGGAACGAGCGAGCCGCAGCCTGTTCGCCCGGCCCATCAGCTCCCCTGCCGAAAATCAGAGCTCTGTTGACGAACAAACGCCCCCCACCGGCCAAGCGACCATCATGGGCAGATTGGAGATCCGCGACCTCAAACTCTCCGTCCCCATCTTCTCAAACTACGAGTCAGAGAGCCTGCGGAAGGGTGTAGGCTACATCCCCGGCACTGCGCGACCCGGCGGCCTTGGCACCCTTGGCCTCGCTGGCCATCGCGACACCTACTTCAAGCCTTTACGCGGCATACGCGCCAACATGGACATCCGCGTGGCCGACCAGACCGGCGTCTATCACTACGAAGTCGACACCACCGAGATCGTGACCCCCGATCAGGTCCGCGTCCTCGACGTTCAGAACCGGCCCGAGCTCACCCTCATCACCTGCTACCCGTTCAACTACATTGGTGCGGCGCCCAGGCGCTTCATCGTCCACGCGCACCTTTTGTCCGCCATACCCGACGAGCCCTAA
- a CDS encoding sigma-54-dependent transcriptional regulator produces the protein MPEILDTPATRTTDITPTSLPRILIIDDEAAIRESLDTLLTFEGFTVSMAIDGPSGLDLLARNQYDLLLLDLALPGESGIDLLPRITEMHPDLPVIMITAYGTVGNVVDAIRAGAENFVQKPWDNEKLLADIRTAIARHKAEEEVVQLKRTLKKRYNFENIIGKSDIMLRMFDLIAQVAPSRSTVLIQGESGTGKELIAKALHANSPRRDNPFVPVNTGAVPSELLESTLFGHVKGAFTSAISSKKGLFEVANGGTLFLDEIGTMTMDMQAKILRVLQDRRFMHLGGTSEIQVDVRIIAATNVDLREAVREGKFREDLFYRLNVIFLELPPLRARREDVPLLAAHFLKIYADENGTGDRALSPDALRVLMDYEWPGNVRELENAMERGVVLSSGRLITPDLLPSQLTGSTYSAALLDHRPGASLFDLMEEIERRIIADRLERCHWNQTEAAEFFRIPLSTLNQKIKRLNVEVKKRARD, from the coding sequence ATGCCTGAGATTCTCGATACACCGGCCACCCGCACCACCGATATCACCCCCACAAGCCTCCCTCGCATCCTCATCATCGACGACGAAGCCGCGATCCGCGAATCTCTCGACACGCTCCTCACCTTTGAAGGCTTCACCGTCTCGATGGCAATCGACGGCCCCTCCGGTCTCGACCTCCTCGCCCGCAACCAGTACGATCTTCTTCTTCTGGACCTGGCCCTCCCCGGCGAATCCGGCATTGACCTGCTTCCTCGCATCACCGAGATGCATCCAGATCTGCCGGTCATCATGATCACCGCCTACGGCACCGTCGGCAACGTCGTCGACGCCATCCGCGCGGGAGCCGAGAACTTCGTCCAGAAGCCCTGGGACAACGAGAAGCTCCTCGCCGACATCCGCACCGCCATCGCTCGCCACAAGGCCGAAGAAGAAGTCGTCCAGCTCAAGCGCACCCTCAAGAAGCGATACAACTTCGAGAACATCATCGGCAAGAGCGACATCATGCTCCGCATGTTCGACCTCATCGCCCAGGTCGCACCGAGCCGCTCGACCGTCCTCATTCAGGGCGAGAGCGGCACCGGCAAGGAGCTCATCGCGAAAGCGCTCCACGCCAACTCCCCCCGCCGCGACAACCCCTTCGTCCCCGTCAACACGGGTGCCGTTCCCTCCGAGCTCCTCGAATCGACCCTCTTCGGCCACGTCAAGGGCGCCTTCACCTCCGCCATCTCCTCGAAGAAGGGCCTCTTCGAAGTCGCCAACGGCGGCACGCTTTTCCTCGACGAGATCGGCACCATGACGATGGACATGCAGGCCAAGATCCTGCGCGTCCTCCAGGACCGCCGTTTCATGCACCTCGGCGGAACCTCCGAGATCCAGGTCGACGTCCGCATCATCGCCGCCACCAACGTCGATCTCCGCGAGGCCGTTCGCGAAGGCAAGTTCCGCGAGGATCTCTTCTACCGCCTCAACGTCATCTTCCTCGAGCTCCCTCCGCTTCGCGCCCGCCGCGAAGATGTTCCCCTGCTCGCCGCGCACTTCCTCAAGATCTACGCCGACGAGAACGGCACGGGCGATCGCGCCCTCTCGCCCGATGCCCTCCGCGTCCTCATGGACTACGAGTGGCCCGGCAACGTCCGCGAGCTCGAAAACGCGATGGAGCGCGGCGTGGTCCTATCCTCCGGCCGCCTCATCACGCCGGACCTTCTGCCCAGCCAGCTCACCGGCTCGACCTACTCGGCCGCCCTGCTCGACCATCGCCCCGGCGCCTCGCTCTTCGATCTCATGGAAGAGATCGAACGCCGCATCATCGCCGACCGCCTCGAGCGCTGCCATTGGAACCAGACCGAAGCTGCCGAGTTCTTCCGCATCCCCCTCAGCACCCTCAACCAGAAGATCAAGCGGCTGAACGTGGAAGTAAAGAAGCGAGCGCGCGATTAA